The DNA segment TATCAACAAGATCAACAGTACAACAACCGCTGGGATTCCCAGAGCAAGCACGAACATGGAAGATTCACCAACCAGTTTTCCGAAAAAAGCAGGCTTCGCGTTATTCTGAATCACCATCTTTCGCACTGCCTTTAGGGCGTCACCAGGATTGGCGCCGCGTGGGCACATGGTTGAGCAGTCATTACACTGATGGCACAACCAGATGTCGGGATCATTGAGTAGCTTATCCTTTAGACCCCATTGAGCCCAGATCATTTCTTTTCGTGGAAATGGGTTGTTGTCGGGAGCAACCTTGCACGCCACTGAGCACGTCGCGCACTGGTAACACTTCTTGAGATCGCCTCCGCCCGCTGCAATGAGATCCTTAGTAAACTGAAGATCAGGTTCAGCGACTATGTCTTTCGCCATTATGAACCTCCTTAGAAGCCTTTGTATGGATTGGGGTCAAATCCAGAGAGTGTTTCCATAAAATCATCAATCAGCTTCGGCACTGTCGAGTACTCATCAATAGCAAGCTGATGCACCCGGATCCTATCTGATTCTAGAACCAATCTTTGCAACGTTTCGCTGATTTTACTCATTCGATACTCGGCCAGTTCACTCCCTTTAACAAAGTGACACTGGTAGTCGTCGCCATATTTGCAGCCAATAAGCATAATCCCGTCGATTCCTTTGGAAAGCGCGTCCGCAATCCATACCATGTTGATGTTCCCCAGGCACCGCAACGGGATGAAACGAACATACGAACTGTACGTAAGCCGATTGATGCCCGCCATGTCTATGGCCGGCAAAGCGTCATTTTCGCAAATAAACACGAGTACCCTGGGTTTCTCAGCATATTCGTCCGGAACGTCGATTGATTTTACCATCGAGCCAATCATGTCCACTGAATGATCTCTAAATGAGATGATTCGCTCAGGACATGACCCCATACATATAGCGCAACGCCTACATCTTGAAGGATTCGGCAATGGCGTGCCATCCGGTTTCTCGTCGTAAGCTCCGAATGGGCACTCCTCTGTGCAGCGCTTGCATTGGGTGCATCTTTGAGTAAAGATCTGCGGGAATGATTCATCACCCGCCCTAGGATGAACAGCTTTTCCTTGAGAAACCAATTCGGCGCATTGAATAGCCTTCAAAGCGGCTCCCATAGCGTCTGTCTCACAACTCAGGATGTCCTGCGGACCTTTTACGCAGCCGGCCGTATAAATACCTGTCCTCTGGGTTTCATAAGGAAAGCATATGAAATGAGAATCGTTGAATCCATATGGATTTTCCGGTAGGAACGGGCCTTGACGATATTTCAGGTTCAATACAGCCGAGTCCTTGGTTACTGGTACCATACCAGTCGAAAGCACAACCAGGTCCGCCTTTACTTTAAGGGTTTCTCCAAGGAGGGTATCCTTGAGTTCAACAGTCAATGATGAGCCGCCATTGGTTACCGCTACGGGTGTCCCCTTGGACATGAAAACTCCAGGATCATCCTGCAGGGATCGATAGAATTTCTCGTACTGCCCGGGAGCCCTCATGTTTTCATAGAAAATGTAAGCCTTGCCGTTTGGATTCGACTTTCTGAGATAGTGGGCCTGTTTAAGGGCTACCAATGAGCCGACCGCCGAATTATACAACCACGGATGCTCAATCTGAGCGTCAACCATTTCCACAAATGCGATCGTGTTGACTTGTTTGCCGTCTGAAGGTCTGACCAGTTTTCCTCTTGCCGCCAGTTCTTCCATCTGAATGTTGGTGATGACATCCGGATAGGCGCCATAACCAAATTTTTCCAATCCTGACGGTTCCTGAGGCCGCCATCCTGCCGCTAGAACAACTGAGCCCACAGCCACTTGTTGATGATCAAAGTCCAAGGTCTCAGGAACCGGAGGAAGTTTGGCGGCCTCTTCCTGCGATGTTTGGGCGGGTTCTGGCTCTTCGGTCCCTTTGCTTTCCCTGGCCTTTTTTTCAGCAAGCCATCGGTTCTGGGTCGCATCCAGTTCTTCAATCCATGGCCCATCTGGTCTTATTATCACATCAAACATACCAGGAGCGCCGGAGATGCTAAAAACTCTCGATCCAAGGAAGACCTTAATCTTGTCGTTACTCTCGACGGCCTTAATTTTCTCCGGGGCCGGCGAGTCAACTAGCTGGTCATAAGGAGGCCTCCCAGTAAATACCTTTGAAAATTTGTTGAGCCATCCTCCGAGCTTTGGCTCCTTTTCAACAAGATACACTTGGTAGCCCGCATTTGCTGCTCCCAAAGAGGCTGTAAGACCCGTTATGCCTCCACCTATTACCAAAACGCTCTTTTCCTGAGGTTCAGTAAAAGAAGGCCTGTCTTCATATTTACTGGTTTTAGTTATCCCCATTCGCATGTAATCTTCGGCAAGCATCTGTGTATCTTCATCATTCGCAGGGTGACACCAGACTACATGTTCTCTTAAGTTTATCCGCTCAGTAATGATGTTTTCGAAGGTAAATTCTTTTTGAAAAACCCTTGAGGACGGCCCTGCAATAATAACAGCGGTCAGTCCTTCTGTGGCGATATCGTTCCGGATGATCGCGAGTTTTTCAGGATCGCTCCAATAGGAATCCGCCCTACATACAGTGGCTTTGAATTCAGAAGTGGCGACGGAGGATAGGGCTTCTATGTCCAAGGCTTCGCCGATCCCATAACCAGTGTCGATATATACTCCAATTTTGTGGTCCATGGACTTACCTCCCCACCGTATCCTGAAGCGCTTTCAGGGCTGCCCCGGTCGAATCTTGCAGACAAGTTCCTACATCCATAGGTCTTTTTGAAACTCCTGCAGCGTGAATTCCCACATCCGAAACGAGGAAGCCGTATTCGTCGTATTCCACCCCAGAAGCGGGAACCTTTTCCAGGCTAGTAGTCGGTTGCATGCCAGTGGCAAGAACCACCATATCGAATGTTCGTCGGATTCTGGACCCTGAAACTATGTCTTCACCTTCGACAATCACATCTCTGGTAACAGGATCTTCATATATGTTGACTATCTTGCCTTTGGTCAGATGAATCTTTTCGTCATTACGAACTCTGTCGAAAAAGAATTCAAAACGTCCGTAAGCCCTTAGGTCTATATAAAAGATGTGAGCCTCTGCGTCCGGATTATAATCTCTCAGATATGTGGCCTGTTTCAAAGATGCCAGGCAACAAATCGACGAGCAGTACGGCAGATGGTTTTCGTCTCTCGACCCTGCGCATTGCACAAAAGCCAAATTGTAAACCTTCTTCCCATCGGACGGCCTGACAATTTCGCCGCACGTCGGGCCGTTCATAGCCGCGAGGCGTTCCATCATCACATTCGTGATTACATTTGGATATTTTCCGAATCCAAGCTTGTCAAGTTTCGTAGCGTCGTAAGGAACCCAGCCGGTCGCCCAGACAATTGACGAAGCCTCAACCTTTATGGTTTCCGGCTGCGCTTCCAGATCCAATTTCATCCCTTTGGCTTCCAAGGATTCAACAAAACTGTTAAAATCAGCGGATCCTCTAATTTTCTTCAATGCTTCGACATCCGCCACCAAATGCATGGGATAGGCCATCTCGTAAGGTAAGCGAACCGCCTTGGTCAAGTCCATCCCATAATTAAATTCGTTGGGAATATCAACTGGGCAATCCTCGACACATTTCGAGGTTCCGGATCGATCTTCGACATATCTCGGCATGATCTTGACAGTGGCAGTGTAAGCGCCTTTGCCCCCACTGACACTTTCAACGCTAGCAAGTGTGTAAACGGTAATGTCCGGGTTTTTCTTGATTCTCTTGAAATTGATCTCTAGGCCGCACGTGGGAGGACAAAGCTTCGGAAAGTACTTGTTCATCCGGGCTACTCGACCCCCGAGATAGGGCAGTCTTTCAACCAGGATCACCTTACAACCCGCCTCCGCGGCTTCCACCGCAGCCGTGATTCCACTTATACCGCCCCCTACGACCAAAACGGTCTTGTCTCCAGCCATGCTTCCTCCCAATAAAAAGTTTATGAGGGAGCCTTGGCTCCCTCAGTCTGCTTCCTCTTGCGTTAGAGGGATTCCGGAGGCGGAAAACCACCCCCGGAATTTCTTTGATAAGTTAAGAGGTTAGTTGACGATGGAGATGACGGGTACTTTCTTCATTTCCCATGCGCCGTTTTTGTATGTAGCGTTGACGAAGACCTTCCAATTGGCTTCGTCGATAGCAGGGAAATCATTGCGGAAGTAGTAGCCCGGCCAACGGGTCTCTTCACGGAACAGGATAGTGCGGACATGAACTTCCGCCTGATACATTCTCTGAATGTTCTCATGGCAGCGCATGAGTTCATGCAGATCCTCGGCCGCCAACTTCGCTGAATCTTCCTTCAACCAGTTCAACAGTTCCAGCGCTCTATCGAGTTTGGCCTTGTTGGTTTTGAAACCTGAAGTTACGCCTGCGGCGTATTCGTCCATGATTTTCTGAAGGCGGAACATGAACATTTTCGGTTTCATGAACTCTGGGTTGATGTTGGGATCACTTGACTTGGCCCCGAATTCA comes from the Desulfomonilaceae bacterium genome and includes:
- a CDS encoding FAD-dependent oxidoreductase — translated: MAGDKTVLVVGGGISGITAAVEAAEAGCKVILVERLPYLGGRVARMNKYFPKLCPPTCGLEINFKRIKKNPDITVYTLASVESVSGGKGAYTATVKIMPRYVEDRSGTSKCVEDCPVDIPNEFNYGMDLTKAVRLPYEMAYPMHLVADVEALKKIRGSADFNSFVESLEAKGMKLDLEAQPETIKVEASSIVWATGWVPYDATKLDKLGFGKYPNVITNVMMERLAAMNGPTCGEIVRPSDGKKVYNLAFVQCAGSRDENHLPYCSSICCLASLKQATYLRDYNPDAEAHIFYIDLRAYGRFEFFFDRVRNDEKIHLTKGKIVNIYEDPVTRDVIVEGEDIVSGSRIRRTFDMVVLATGMQPTTSLEKVPASGVEYDEYGFLVSDVGIHAAGVSKRPMDVGTCLQDSTGAALKALQDTVGR
- a CDS encoding hydrogenase iron-sulfur subunit; protein product: MDHKIGVYIDTGYGIGEALDIEALSSVATSEFKATVCRADSYWSDPEKLAIIRNDIATEGLTAVIIAGPSSRVFQKEFTFENIITERINLREHVVWCHPANDEDTQMLAEDYMRMGITKTSKYEDRPSFTEPQEKSVLVIGGGITGLTASLGAANAGYQVYLVEKEPKLGGWLNKFSKVFTGRPPYDQLVDSPAPEKIKAVESNDKIKVFLGSRVFSISGAPGMFDVIIRPDGPWIEELDATQNRWLAEKKARESKGTEEPEPAQTSQEEAAKLPPVPETLDFDHQQVAVGSVVLAAGWRPQEPSGLEKFGYGAYPDVITNIQMEELAARGKLVRPSDGKQVNTIAFVEMVDAQIEHPWLYNSAVGSLVALKQAHYLRKSNPNGKAYIFYENMRAPGQYEKFYRSLQDDPGVFMSKGTPVAVTNGGSSLTVELKDTLLGETLKVKADLVVLSTGMVPVTKDSAVLNLKYRQGPFLPENPYGFNDSHFICFPYETQRTGIYTAGCVKGPQDILSCETDAMGAALKAIQCAELVSQGKAVHPRAGDESFPQIFTQRCTQCKRCTEECPFGAYDEKPDGTPLPNPSRCRRCAICMGSCPERIISFRDHSVDMIGSMVKSIDVPDEYAEKPRVLVFICENDALPAIDMAGINRLTYSSYVRFIPLRCLGNINMVWIADALSKGIDGIMLIGCKYGDDYQCHFVKGSELAEYRMSKISETLQRLVLESDRIRVHQLAIDEYSTVPKLIDDFMETLSGFDPNPYKGF